From Gemmatimonadaceae bacterium, a single genomic window includes:
- a CDS encoding carboxymuconolactone decarboxylase family protein has product MSDFSHTHGEAPAGSAASALADFREFRERMNTEILGENNLVINRFFALDGRAYEQGALDVKTKELLGLVASLVLRCDDCVTYHLVRCAEEGVTRDQVFETMSIGLIVGGSIVIPHLRRAVDRWSELERTAGKG; this is encoded by the coding sequence ATGAGCGACTTCAGTCACACGCATGGCGAGGCGCCGGCCGGTTCTGCTGCGTCCGCGCTGGCCGATTTTCGCGAGTTTCGCGAGCGGATGAACACGGAGATTCTCGGCGAGAACAATCTCGTCATCAATCGCTTCTTCGCGCTCGATGGTCGTGCGTACGAACAAGGCGCGCTCGATGTGAAGACGAAGGAGTTGCTGGGCCTCGTCGCGTCCCTTGTGCTGCGTTGCGACGACTGTGTGACGTACCATCTCGTGCGATGCGCCGAGGAAGGCGTGACGCGTGACCAGGTGTTCGAGACGATGTCGATTGGGTTGATCGTCGGCGGGTCGATCGTGATCCCGCATCTGAGGCGGGCGGTGGATCGGTGGAGTGAGCTGGAGCGGACGGCCGGGAAAGGCTGA
- a CDS encoding response regulator, translating to MVQRPAVRVLVVDDEPSICKALTMALSRAGYEAIAAQSGESALAIIRSEHVDVMLIDLRIPDMRGDVIFEVAAGHQPHLRYQTLFMTGDITERAHKLIAACKCHFLRKPFDLRDMTDAVAALAPRHTQDAAG from the coding sequence ATGGTCCAGCGTCCGGCGGTACGGGTTCTGGTGGTGGATGACGAACCCTCGATCTGCAAGGCCCTCACGATGGCGCTGTCGCGCGCTGGCTATGAAGCCATCGCGGCGCAGTCCGGCGAGAGCGCGCTCGCGATCATCCGCAGCGAGCATGTGGACGTCATGCTGATCGACCTGCGCATTCCCGATATGCGCGGCGACGTGATCTTCGAGGTGGCGGCGGGGCATCAGCCGCATCTCCGGTATCAGACTTTATTCATGACCGGTGACATTACCGAGCGCGCGCACAAGCTCATCGCGGCGTGCAAGTGTCACTTTCTGAGGAAGCCGTTTGATCTTCGGGATATGACGGACGCCGTCGCCGCGTTGGCGCCGCGGCATACGCAGGATGCTGCGGGGTGA
- a CDS encoding BamA/TamA family outer membrane protein — MFSPTAAAQNTRNQQREAPEVRKLTFTGVKHADLNDLQKSLSTQASKCRSLLLLPFCLFSHSPTLEDKHYFDENEFRRDVTRIRLYYWKIGYRDATVDTTVEKTARRQVHVAFKITEGPPTLIRKIAITYDTALIPTKIRNRLTTLHAKDPLNLLQLDSMRVMFQNELWDQGYGDAVVDTTVSVDTARRLADVRLTLIENHRTTVGRVTISGIKRINAKTVLNSLTFGTGDLYRQTDILESQRNLYESNLFQLAAIDVPVQYDSVKNINIDVTEAPLHEARVGPGISSLDFLQVEGHYTAYNLFGGARRLDIDGTVGNLLASSLQGRGLFRDVQADVPFGASASPFLQATYNASIDFKQPAFLQRPADQAGFGTFAHRTINPGVFIDQGYGGQATFTHIVRLRAPVSVNYRFELNRVEASDVYFCFNFGVCDGTTISTLRSHQSLSPLTLTGFIDRSDVPFSPTKGYVLRLDFENASALTFSDYRYNRAFMDGAFYTHRSGSKSVFSGHLRLGWVRPLGTGPDAGILHPRKRFYAGGANSVRGFAESQLGPRILTVDDSTLVKSATSINGGRCAATLAGVKFCDPNTPALSNGDFIPQPLGGTSLVEGSLEYRMPLPLGQSLRHLVGAVFVDGGIVGSAPVAGLQTVSNFIHGTGAITPGFGVRYASPVGPIRVDIGINPNRVEKLGVVTAVRDSTGKQVIVPLAVSRSFANGKTFLNHLTLHFSIGEAY, encoded by the coding sequence GTGTTCTCACCGACAGCCGCCGCTCAGAACACGCGTAATCAACAACGCGAAGCGCCTGAAGTCCGGAAGCTCACGTTCACCGGCGTCAAACACGCCGATCTGAACGACCTCCAGAAGAGTCTTTCGACACAGGCGTCCAAGTGCAGGAGCTTGTTGCTCCTGCCCTTCTGTCTGTTCAGCCACTCGCCGACGCTCGAGGACAAGCACTACTTCGACGAGAACGAATTCCGTCGCGACGTCACGCGCATTCGGCTCTACTACTGGAAAATCGGCTATCGCGACGCGACGGTCGACACGACCGTCGAGAAGACGGCACGGCGTCAGGTGCACGTCGCGTTCAAGATCACGGAAGGACCGCCGACCCTCATTCGCAAGATCGCCATCACGTACGACACGGCGCTCATTCCGACCAAGATTCGGAACCGGCTCACGACGTTGCACGCGAAGGACCCGCTGAATCTCCTGCAGCTCGATTCCATGCGCGTGATGTTCCAGAACGAGCTCTGGGACCAGGGCTACGGCGACGCGGTCGTCGACACGACGGTCAGCGTCGACACGGCGCGTCGGCTGGCCGACGTCCGGCTCACGCTGATCGAGAACCATCGCACGACGGTGGGCCGGGTGACGATATCGGGCATCAAGCGGATCAACGCGAAGACGGTGCTCAATTCACTGACCTTCGGCACCGGTGATCTGTACCGGCAGACGGACATTCTCGAGAGCCAGCGCAATCTGTACGAGTCGAACCTGTTCCAGCTGGCGGCGATCGACGTGCCCGTGCAGTACGACAGCGTGAAGAACATCAACATCGACGTCACCGAAGCGCCGCTGCACGAGGCGCGCGTCGGACCCGGCATCAGCAGCCTCGACTTCCTGCAGGTTGAGGGACACTACACGGCGTACAATCTGTTCGGCGGCGCGCGGCGGCTCGACATCGACGGCACCGTCGGCAATCTGCTCGCGAGCTCGCTCCAGGGTCGCGGATTGTTCCGCGACGTGCAAGCCGACGTGCCGTTCGGCGCGAGCGCGTCACCGTTCCTTCAGGCCACGTACAACGCGAGCATCGACTTCAAGCAGCCGGCGTTTCTCCAGCGGCCGGCGGATCAAGCGGGCTTCGGCACGTTCGCGCACCGCACGATCAACCCGGGCGTGTTCATCGATCAGGGATACGGCGGCCAGGCGACGTTCACGCACATCGTTCGCCTGCGCGCGCCGGTGAGCGTCAACTACCGCTTCGAGCTCAATCGGGTCGAAGCGAGCGACGTGTATTTCTGTTTCAACTTCGGCGTGTGCGACGGAACGACGATCAGCACGCTACGCTCGCACCAGTCGCTCTCGCCGTTGACGCTCACCGGGTTCATCGACCGCTCCGACGTTCCGTTCTCGCCAACCAAGGGGTACGTGCTCCGGCTCGATTTCGAGAACGCGTCGGCGCTCACGTTCTCCGACTATCGCTACAACCGCGCGTTCATGGACGGCGCGTTCTACACGCATCGCAGCGGGTCGAAGTCCGTGTTCAGCGGCCATCTTCGCCTGGGCTGGGTGCGCCCACTCGGTACCGGACCGGACGCGGGCATTTTGCACCCGCGCAAACGCTTCTACGCGGGCGGCGCGAACTCCGTGCGTGGATTCGCCGAGAGCCAGTTGGGCCCGCGCATTTTGACGGTCGACGATTCGACGTTGGTGAAAAGCGCGACCAGCATCAACGGTGGGCGCTGTGCGGCCACACTCGCGGGCGTGAAGTTCTGCGATCCGAACACGCCCGCTCTCTCCAACGGCGACTTCATTCCGCAACCACTCGGCGGCACGTCGCTGGTCGAAGGCAGTCTCGAGTACCGCATGCCGCTTCCGCTCGGGCAATCGCTGCGGCATCTCGTGGGCGCGGTGTTCGTCGACGGCGGCATCGTCGGCAGCGCGCCGGTGGCGGGACTGCAGACGGTCAGCAATTTCATCCATGGCACGGGCGCGATCACGCCCGGATTCGGCGTGCGGTACGCGTCGCCCGTCGGTCCGATTCGCGTCGACATCGGCATCAACCCGAATCGTGTCGAGAAACTTGGCGTCGTGACGGCGGTGCGCGACAGCACCGGCAAGCAAGTGATCGTGCCGCTCGCCGTCAGCCGCTCGTTCGCGAACGGCAAGACCTTTCTCAACCACCTGACGCTGCACTTCTCGATCGGAGAAGCGTACTAG
- a CDS encoding AraC family transcriptional regulator yields the protein MIVYTSLAPASIKAIVRLAKSGVEHVVLSRFDDEPRKFLELIEGIPAFSLGDRMLQELASPLSCLPVVVVRAVDQLFRSPVRFKNAQDLATAAGMNLRTLYRNLEPAGIYSARALVVSARLLRAYAYLKDPGRSIKDVAAKAGYHSPWQLSQQMRELTGFTTEQVRRDVDEDALVALLAEQVRRRRRKS from the coding sequence GTGATCGTCTATACGTCGTTGGCGCCCGCATCGATCAAGGCGATCGTGCGCCTCGCAAAATCCGGCGTCGAACATGTGGTACTCAGTCGCTTCGACGACGAGCCTCGGAAGTTTCTGGAATTAATCGAAGGCATCCCCGCTTTCTCCCTCGGGGATCGAATGCTGCAGGAACTGGCAAGCCCGCTGTCCTGCTTGCCGGTGGTGGTGGTGAGGGCGGTCGACCAGTTGTTTCGGTCGCCGGTACGATTCAAAAATGCTCAAGATCTCGCGACGGCGGCGGGGATGAACCTCCGCACGCTGTATCGGAATCTCGAGCCCGCCGGGATCTACTCGGCGCGCGCCTTGGTGGTGTCGGCTCGGCTGCTTCGTGCCTATGCCTATTTGAAGGATCCTGGACGGTCGATCAAGGATGTGGCAGCCAAGGCCGGCTATCACTCCCCGTGGCAGCTCTCGCAGCAGATGCGTGAGTTGACCGGATTCACGACCGAGCAGGTTCGAAGAGACGTAGACGAAGATGCGCTGGTCGCTCTGCTCGCGGAGCAGGTGCGGCGCAGGAGACGAAAGTCATGA
- a CDS encoding AAA family ATPase, protein MSARVRVEMLGRAVIYVGDRRVEPSAEMVFAALLMLALERGKGFSRQQMAEMLWPDAPYATRAGRLRWLLSKLRSMDVLIDTRSTTAALETKDVEWDVDDLGTSELTPQMAILSGYAPAFSRLFESWLGEWRTRLTAQAIQLLSQRLERAINRRPWPETRAVADAVLSLDPLHEPAILACAEALVRVSARKRAISQLEDYLSEIRERSPHAGLRVAVYLNQIKNETSSSKDQTPFVGRSEHLRHVDSMLTELGRGKGGAIAFSGPAGIGKTRLLEEARNRAIAANIVVVSIRCQRSDVDRPLAGVIDLLTQLLELPGALGCEPANLTFLRKLTQPEVSQPEPAFDVSSSNPVDRRIQIAAALSDLLGSIALEAPLLVQVEDIHWANPSAGWLWEQVTDASAELAIGWMFSLRPVLEKLPIGELPVIPIGPLDEAASRELVEQTASSSHRGLDHAAAEAITSRSAGSPLFIRELSRQWKVGNSADMLPPSLNILIELALTKLTRHALRILQSAALLGTYATVERIQKVSGLTQSELIEALLELDAAGILTTDGIGAMHGHVLWADASLARLPSSVKIILHTYAARAFHEEHAERSDCLLLWQSVQHWLDAGQTEQARAAIVSGATHLYRAGFLRDAAVAFARAAGLTGDTREHLMLLRLQVDSMWRAGMWTDTLAEIDKYRELACKVDPSYSGHDDLEIVRFDMKLADFDRATELLSATLDCVRTNRATREHRLAAARTATKIATFVCPDALHELNDFALHYEPSSPAENWDRLRIRLMFEERVGSMVIACELAAELLAEARKADDVHGVERALNIYARSLAFAGRLDDARSAWSQAFDLARRTVLTHAMGSGLDNMLAVSIDVDAPEDTRALLESAKPTWQTLGAYGARLFIDLTMRHHEAAQFVREARFDDALRTIPSIEMCLSIPVTRFRAQALATHLGSRLGLAHHSGIGDIASALSNSFDSSDYWLDRPAAFFASYLQQFGAPGEAEAFAKRFISTIRRELYPPPAELIALAANAPATV, encoded by the coding sequence ATGTCTGCTCGTGTACGCGTCGAGATGCTTGGCCGCGCGGTCATCTATGTTGGTGACCGGCGCGTGGAGCCGAGCGCGGAGATGGTGTTTGCGGCGCTGTTGATGTTGGCGCTCGAAAGAGGGAAGGGATTCTCGCGGCAACAGATGGCGGAGATGTTGTGGCCGGACGCGCCGTACGCCACGCGCGCTGGACGGCTCCGCTGGTTGTTGTCGAAGTTGCGGTCGATGGATGTACTAATCGACACGCGATCGACGACGGCTGCGCTCGAGACGAAGGATGTGGAGTGGGATGTAGATGACCTCGGGACGTCCGAACTCACACCGCAGATGGCGATCCTTTCGGGCTATGCACCGGCATTTTCACGGCTGTTTGAGTCGTGGCTGGGCGAATGGCGCACGAGGCTAACGGCGCAGGCAATTCAACTCTTGTCGCAGCGCTTGGAGCGCGCGATCAACCGACGCCCGTGGCCAGAGACACGCGCGGTTGCTGACGCGGTACTCAGCCTCGACCCCCTGCACGAGCCGGCGATCCTGGCCTGCGCTGAGGCGCTCGTTCGAGTCAGTGCGCGGAAGCGAGCAATTTCACAACTCGAAGACTACCTCTCCGAAATTCGTGAAAGGTCTCCGCATGCGGGGCTGCGCGTCGCTGTCTACCTGAACCAGATCAAGAATGAAACGAGTTCATCGAAGGACCAAACGCCATTTGTAGGACGGTCCGAACATTTACGTCACGTCGACTCAATGCTGACGGAGCTCGGTCGAGGAAAGGGTGGAGCAATCGCATTCAGTGGACCCGCTGGAATTGGTAAGACCCGCCTGCTTGAAGAAGCCCGCAATCGAGCGATAGCGGCGAACATTGTAGTCGTCTCTATTCGCTGTCAGCGAAGCGACGTTGATCGGCCGCTCGCCGGTGTGATCGATCTTCTGACGCAATTGTTAGAGTTGCCTGGTGCACTGGGATGCGAGCCGGCCAATCTCACGTTTCTTCGCAAACTCACGCAGCCCGAAGTGAGCCAGCCCGAGCCGGCGTTCGATGTCAGCAGCTCAAATCCAGTCGACCGTCGCATTCAAATCGCGGCGGCGCTCTCGGATTTACTCGGGTCGATAGCGCTCGAGGCGCCGCTTCTCGTTCAGGTAGAAGACATTCATTGGGCGAATCCGTCCGCGGGCTGGCTATGGGAGCAGGTTACCGACGCGAGCGCAGAGTTGGCGATCGGCTGGATGTTCAGCCTGCGTCCGGTGTTAGAAAAGCTGCCGATCGGAGAGCTTCCAGTCATTCCGATCGGTCCGTTGGACGAAGCAGCGAGTCGCGAATTGGTTGAGCAGACGGCGTCGTCGTCGCATCGCGGGTTAGATCATGCGGCTGCCGAAGCGATCACGAGCCGTTCAGCCGGAAGCCCATTGTTCATTCGCGAACTTTCACGACAATGGAAAGTCGGCAACTCTGCTGACATGCTACCACCATCGCTCAACATACTTATCGAGTTGGCGCTGACAAAATTGACGCGGCACGCACTACGAATTCTTCAATCGGCAGCCCTTCTGGGCACATATGCGACTGTTGAGCGAATTCAGAAAGTAAGCGGGTTGACTCAGAGTGAATTGATTGAGGCCCTTCTCGAGTTGGACGCGGCTGGGATTCTCACCACCGATGGGATCGGAGCGATGCACGGTCACGTGTTGTGGGCAGATGCCTCACTCGCCCGTCTTCCATCGAGCGTCAAGATAATACTACACACGTACGCCGCGCGGGCATTCCATGAAGAACATGCTGAGCGGTCTGATTGCCTGCTGTTGTGGCAGAGCGTTCAACATTGGCTGGACGCCGGTCAAACCGAACAGGCAAGAGCGGCCATTGTTAGCGGAGCCACGCATCTGTATCGCGCGGGCTTTCTGAGAGATGCAGCGGTTGCATTTGCTCGTGCCGCCGGGCTCACAGGCGACACGCGCGAGCACTTGATGTTGCTCCGACTACAGGTGGATTCGATGTGGCGAGCCGGAATGTGGACTGACACGCTTGCCGAAATCGATAAGTATCGGGAGCTGGCATGCAAGGTTGATCCCTCGTACAGCGGTCATGATGATCTCGAAATCGTGCGCTTTGACATGAAGCTTGCAGACTTCGACCGCGCGACCGAATTGCTATCCGCTACGCTCGACTGTGTGCGAACGAACCGGGCTACTCGGGAGCATCGGCTTGCCGCGGCCCGAACGGCAACGAAGATCGCGACATTCGTCTGCCCAGATGCATTACACGAACTCAACGACTTCGCGCTCCACTATGAGCCAAGTTCGCCGGCCGAAAACTGGGACCGTCTGCGAATTCGGCTCATGTTTGAGGAACGCGTGGGAAGCATGGTGATAGCGTGCGAGTTGGCTGCAGAGCTTCTCGCGGAAGCGCGAAAGGCCGATGATGTGCACGGCGTTGAACGTGCTTTGAACATCTACGCACGGTCGCTTGCCTTTGCTGGTCGGCTAGACGACGCGCGTTCTGCATGGTCACAAGCGTTCGACCTCGCGAGACGAACTGTACTAACCCACGCTATGGGTTCAGGCCTCGACAATATGTTGGCCGTGAGCATTGACGTCGATGCTCCTGAAGACACCCGAGCACTACTCGAATCCGCTAAACCTACGTGGCAAACTCTTGGAGCGTACGGGGCCAGGCTGTTTATCGACTTAACAATGCGACATCACGAAGCAGCGCAGTTCGTCCGAGAAGCTCGGTTTGATGACGCGTTGCGCACCATACCGAGTATCGAAATGTGCCTATCGATACCGGTTACCCGCTTTCGTGCCCAAGCTCTCGCAACGCATCTCGGCTCTCGCCTAGGTCTTGCGCATCATTCCGGAATTGGTGACATCGCGTCAGCGCTGTCGAACTCTTTTGACTCGTCCGACTACTGGCTTGATCGACCAGCAGCGTTCTTTGCTAGTTATCTCCAACAATTCGGCGCACCCGGCGAGGCCGAAGCCTTCGCGAAGCGATTCATCTCAACCATCCGCCGCGAACTCTACCCACCACCCGCCGAGTTGATCGCACTCGCCGCGAACGCGCCCGCAACGGTCTAA
- the rho gene encoding transcription termination factor Rho — protein sequence MSESRRPPRRGRGRRPSNQSNAETGDNPYREDGEGGGGPPADSGGVSTETASSRDRGGSADAPSESSESSESSEPKEAREPREPRGGRRPKEPRQPRAPRGERAASEETFSGERPDRSGEPADRSERSDAAADSGGQTTTGPSGPSSGGGYSSDNAPSVTSGGGGSGGSGAGGGSQQSDTSGGGGYRERNQQGGYDRHNQHRDRDGSFNDRRNGRRHRRGRGRGPRRDGRDGGDRNQGGERSQGGERNQGGERNQGGGQPQQPIQLTATGETRGWFDSARDAGFIRRSGNSYLAEAGDAYVPPHVVRQFSLRKADLIDATIGVDQRGRPTVVEIRTINDADPQAAAKRPDFNSLPASYPERKLFLETGRPAKGGPELTRRAVDLIAPIGYGQRALIVAPARAGKTTLLHAITEGVALNHSNAALLILLVDERPEEVSEAISWGVGEVVSSSFDQPAARHVEVTEMVLNRAHRLVESGKDVVIVLDSLTRMARAHNTAERGTGRTLSGGLDATAMAKPKAFFGSARSIPQSSGGGSLTIIATALVETGSRMDDVIFEEFKGTGNCEIKLDRGLAEKRIYPAIDIGTSGTRREEKLFRPDQIDSVYTLRRGLAQMPPQAAMEWLIKRIAATPSNDQLLAGL from the coding sequence ATGAGCGAAAGTCGACGCCCACCTCGTCGCGGACGTGGTCGACGTCCGTCCAATCAGTCCAACGCCGAGACGGGCGACAATCCGTATCGCGAGGACGGCGAAGGCGGTGGCGGACCACCTGCCGATTCCGGCGGTGTGAGCACCGAAACAGCATCCAGTCGCGATCGCGGCGGTAGTGCCGACGCACCGAGCGAGTCGAGCGAGTCGAGCGAGTCGAGTGAGCCGAAGGAAGCTCGGGAACCGCGCGAACCGCGCGGAGGCCGCCGACCGAAAGAGCCACGCCAACCGCGCGCACCGCGCGGTGAGCGCGCCGCGAGCGAGGAAACGTTCAGCGGCGAACGCCCCGACCGTAGCGGCGAACCTGCCGATCGTAGTGAGCGTAGCGACGCCGCGGCGGATAGCGGCGGACAAACAACTACGGGACCGAGTGGTCCGAGCAGCGGCGGCGGATACTCTTCCGACAACGCGCCATCCGTCACAAGCGGCGGCGGCGGAAGCGGTGGGAGTGGCGCCGGCGGCGGATCGCAACAGAGCGACACCAGCGGCGGCGGCGGCTACCGCGAAAGAAATCAGCAAGGCGGATACGATCGCCACAATCAACACCGCGATCGCGACGGCAGCTTCAACGATCGCCGCAACGGACGCCGACATCGCCGCGGGCGCGGACGTGGTCCGCGTCGCGACGGGCGTGATGGCGGCGACCGCAATCAAGGTGGCGAGCGCAGTCAGGGCGGCGAGCGCAATCAAGGCGGTGAGCGCAACCAGGGCGGCGGACAGCCGCAGCAACCCATTCAACTCACGGCCACCGGCGAAACGCGCGGTTGGTTCGACTCCGCACGCGACGCAGGCTTCATCCGGCGGTCCGGCAACAGCTATCTCGCCGAAGCGGGCGACGCGTACGTTCCGCCGCACGTCGTGCGACAGTTCTCGCTGCGCAAAGCGGATCTCATCGACGCGACGATCGGTGTCGATCAACGCGGCCGTCCAACGGTCGTCGAGATTCGCACCATCAACGACGCCGATCCGCAGGCCGCCGCGAAGCGCCCGGACTTCAATTCGCTTCCCGCGTCGTATCCCGAGCGGAAGTTGTTCCTCGAAACGGGACGGCCCGCCAAGGGCGGACCGGAGCTCACCCGGCGCGCGGTGGATCTCATCGCGCCGATCGGCTACGGTCAGCGGGCGCTGATCGTCGCACCGGCACGCGCCGGCAAGACGACGCTGCTTCACGCGATCACGGAAGGCGTCGCGCTGAACCACTCGAACGCGGCGCTCCTCATTCTGCTCGTGGACGAACGTCCGGAGGAAGTGAGCGAAGCAATCTCCTGGGGCGTCGGCGAAGTCGTGTCGTCGAGCTTCGATCAACCGGCGGCGCGTCACGTCGAAGTCACCGAGATGGTGCTCAATCGCGCGCACCGACTCGTCGAGAGCGGGAAGGACGTCGTCATCGTGCTCGATTCACTCACGCGCATGGCGCGCGCGCACAACACGGCGGAACGCGGCACGGGTCGCACGCTCTCGGGTGGTCTCGACGCCACGGCGATGGCGAAGCCCAAGGCCTTTTTCGGATCGGCGCGCTCCATTCCGCAGTCGTCGGGCGGCGGATCGCTGACGATCATCGCGACGGCGCTCGTCGAAACCGGCTCGCGCATGGACGACGTGATCTTCGAGGAGTTCAAGGGCACGGGCAACTGTGAGATCAAGCTCGATCGTGGACTCGCCGAGAAGCGCATCTATCCGGCGATCGACATTGGGACGAGCGGCACGCGCCGCGAGGAGAAGCTCTTCCGGCCGGACCAGATCGACAGCGTGTATACGCTGCGGCGGGGGCTGGCGCAGATGCCGCCGCAGGCCGCGATGGAGTGGTTGATCAAGCGGATTGCGGCGACGCCAAGCAACGATCAGTTGCTGGCCGGGCTGTAG